A region of the Romboutsia hominis genome:
AATATTTTATTTAAGTTAGCTTCATCTATACCAACACCATTATCTTGAACTATAAAATTAAAATTATTTTTATCTGCAATTATTGTTGCAAATATATATTCTCCTTCACTTGAGAATTTTATAGCGTTTGAAAGAAGGTTTAGTACTATCCTTTCAATTTTTTCAGGATCAACACACATGTTAAGTTCTTCTACATTAGTGTCAAATATTATATTTAGTTTCTTAGATTTAGCATAAGGAATTACAGATAAAACAGTATTTTCTATAAATGATATTATATCTATATTTTTAAGTTTTAAGTTATAAAACCCACAGTCAAACTTAGCTACGTCGATAACATTATTTATAAGTCTAATGAGTCTATTTGAATTTTGAGAAATAATATTTAAGTTACTAAGTATTTTATCATCATTATGTAAAGTTTCTTTAGACAATAATATACTTAAAAGTTGATTAGCTGATGAAATAACAGTAACTGGTGTCCTAAGCTCATGACTTATATTAACTATAAAATTACTTTTTGCAATATTAGCATCTTCAGCAATCTTTTTAGATTTATTTAATTCTTCTTTGTGTTTTAAAGTTTTATGGGTATGTATAAGTAAAGCAATTATTATACATACTAGTCCAATTAAAGTAAAAGTAACAGGAAAAATAAGTTCCTTATACTTTTCAAAAAATGGAATAGGTTTATTTATTATTATTGAGTTTTTTGGAAGCTTATTTTCTTGTATATTATATTTAACTAAATTATCATAATTAAAACACCATACATTAGCCTCATCACTGGTTATAAGTTGTTTTGTATTTACTTTATCATCTAATATCGATTTAAGTAATTTACTTGCAAGAGTAGATTGTTCATAATGACTTACTACTTTCCCACCAACCATATTATCATAAAGATTATAGTTTAAGGTTGTAAACATAGGTGCATCTATATACTTAGAGATTGTTTCAACTGATTCATATATATATAAGTCTTTAGGTGAGTTAATTATATATGGATGTAGATACAAAACAACATCTT
Encoded here:
- a CDS encoding sensor histidine kinase, with protein sequence MLNKVKNNFRYLILPTLIVLFCLNTTNTNAISTKNVLFISSYSPSFITFDDQLNGICDSIDSNYEVQIEYMDIKKFNDEEFRKNFYNLIKFKTKNYRKYDGIILGDDAALDFALNNLELFKNTAVVFLGISDEDNIKRAMESNINGGVIENPSISENLNLIHNLFNENKNLILISGDESKYKKEIDEFYSFKSKYKNFNYKNIVIPDKIDESFLSKLSNIDKNKDVVLYLHPYIINSPKDLYIYESVETISKYIDAPMFTTLNYNLYDNMVGGKVVSHYEQSTLASKLLKSILDDKVNTKQLITSDEANVWCFNYDNLVKYNIQENKLPKNSIIINKPIPFFEKYKELIFPVTFTLIGLVCIIIALLIHTHKTLKHKEELNKSKKIAEDANIAKSNFIVNISHELRTPVTVISSANQLLSILLSKETLHNDDKILSNLNIISQNSNRLIRLINNVIDVAKFDCGFYNLKLKNIDIISFIENTVLSVIPYAKSKKLNIIFDTNVEELNMCVDPEKIERIVLNLLSNAIKFSSEGEYIFATIIADKNNFNFIVQDNGVGIDEANLNKIFEKFTQIDSVFTRQNEGSGIGLSIVKSFVKLHQGTISVNSKLGEGSSFIVSLPINSTLTTDDDLEIPSNLNSASIELSDIFK